The following nucleotide sequence is from Pandoraea thiooxydans.
AGCGGCGAGCTCGACAAGGCCGCGCTGGAAAAACAATACCAGTCGGAGAAGCAGGAAGGCGACCGCATGTGGCGCACGTGGGAGAACCTCTATTCCCAGGATCGCGAATCGATGAAGGGCAAGGCGTATCTCGGTCTCGGCGAGTGCTTCTCCGTGCACGACATCGCCATCACCCAGTCGCAAGGAACGATTCACGAACAGACGAACGAGCATTTGTCGTCGTCGGATATCGCGATTGTGCGCGCACGTCGGATGTTGGATGAAGCGGCACAAGCGGTCGCACAGGGCAGCGATCCTCGCGGCGTGGTGCGCAGCGAAAAGGACAACAACTTCCGGGATATGGTTGTCGCGACTGGCGAGATCCGCTGCAGCGAATCCAAGGAGGTCTGGTGTGCGGCTTACGCGGCCAGCGACGACCTGTTCAGACCGCAACGGTCTGCAACCTGAAACGATGCCACGCGTCCGACGTCAAGACGCTGGCTGTCACTTTCTGTCTGAGTTGATCTGTTCATGAGTGCCATTTCTGTACGAGTTGTTGCCGCCGAAGCTATCGCCGAAGGCATTCGCCGCTTGCGCCTAGTACCCTGCGACGCTGCTGCCCTGCCCACGTGGGAGCCCGGTTCACACATCGACCTGCATCTGGGTGAGGACATGATCCGCCAGTACTCCCTGTGCGGATCGCTCGCCGACACGTCGGCTTATGAAGTTGCCGTGAAGCTCGAGCCCGAGTCGCGTGGCGGCTCAAAGTTCGTTCATTCGTCGTTGAGCGAAGGCTGCGAACTCACCATCTCAGCGCCGCGCAATCATTTCCGGGTGGAATACGGAGCGACTCGCAGCGTGCTGATGGCTGGTGGGATCGGGATCACGCCGATCATCAGCATGGCGCGGCTGCTCTACCAGCGCGAGCAGCGATTTGACCTGCTGTACTTCTGCCGCTCGGAAGCGCATGCGGCGTTTCGCGATGAATTGACGGCCGGCGTCCTCGGCGAGCGCTGCCGGATGCTGTTCGGTCTGGACAGAGGCGCTGTCGAGGCGACGTTGGGACAGGCGCTTCGCGATTGGGTGCCAGGGTGCCATCTGTATCTTTGCGGACCGCAGCCGTTCATGGACACAGTGCGCGCCGTAGCCAAAAGCCTCGGCTGGCCTGAAGAGGCTGTGCACCTCGAATACTTTGCGGGGACGGCCACACCGCCGGCCGCTGAGTCGACGACATCGTTTGAGCTGACCCTCGCGCGCAGTGGCCGCACATTGGCCATTCCAGCAGAGAAAACGATTGTTGACGTGTTGCGCGAGGAGGGCATTGAGATTGATACCTCTTGCGAGCAGGGCGTGTGCGGAACCTGCGTGGTGCAAGTGCTGGAAGGGCAGCCCGATCATCAGGATTGCTTTCTGACTGCGCAGGAGAAGGCACGGGGTGATTGCATGGCGGTCTGTGTCTCGCGATCTCGTTCGAAGTCGTTGGTAGTAGATCTATAGAAGCACTCTAGAGACGCCCACAGGCGGCGCCCTTATTCAAAAAATTAAATCAGGAGACAAAATATGTCGAAGCGACTCGGCACGATTCGTTGTGCGTGCATTTTGATGGTAAGCGCGCTGGCGACTCTGCATGCGCAGGAAGCGCTGGCCGTCGACGGCATCGCGCTGACCGGTACCGGGGTCATGGCCGCCGGAATGGGCGGAACGTCGATCGCGTTCCCGCAGGACAGCACAGCGGCCGCAGACAATCCCGCTGGCATGGGGTTGATCGGCTCGCGAACCGACTTCGGCATCCAGTTGCTGGAACCGCTGACTGACTTTGACTACGGCAGTCCTTCCAACCATTTACATACCGGCAAGGTTTATCCGGTCCCCAACGGCGGCGCGAACTGGCAGATTTCGCCGCGGCTGACGCTTGGTGTATCGCTGTTCGGCGTAGGAGTGGGAACGAGCTACGGTCGTCCTGCGCTTCCGATCGCCGGCGCGGGCGTCGCCCAGTCGAGTCTGCAAACGGTGATCGCCGCGCCGACCATAACGTGGCGCCTGACCCCGCACAACATTATCGGTGCGAGTCTAGCGCTCGCATATGAGCGGTTTTCCGCGAATGGCGCGATTGTGCCGACCGACAGCGGAGGCTTGCAGCCGCTACCGTCACACGGAATATCTAACGCGTTCGGTTACGGCGTGCGGCTCGGCTACATCTGGCAGCCGACCTCGGCGTTCACATTCGGTGCGAGCTACGCGAGTCGTATCCGCATGAGCCGGCTCTCGGGCTACGACGACGACCTCCTGGCGGCGGGCGGCGGCCGGATTGACATCGGCGCACAGTACGGCGTCGGCATCGCGTATCGAATCGTGCCCAGTCTGACGCTGGCGGCAGACTGGTTGCACCTCGAGTTTTCCAACACCGTTGTCGGTTCGGCACAGGGTTTCGGCTGGCAGAATCAGGACATTTTCCGAGTGGGTGCCGCGTGGAACGTCAATTCGCGATGGACGTTGCGCGCCGGATTTTCTCGCGGCAATCATCCGATCGGGCCGTCGGTCGTCGCCCAGAATCTGCTCGCCGCGATGCCGTGCTCGACGTCTGTGTCGGCCGGCGCCACCTGGCGTCTCAATAAGGCCGATGACATCAGCGGTGTCGTTGAATATGACTTTGCGACGAACGTGAAGGGCACCGGCGCAAGCGCCGGATTCGACATGCGGACGAGAGCGGAAATCATCGGCGTGAGCTACGGCCATCGTTTCTAGTGCAGGCAATGTCATCCATCCTGGCCGCAATTCGCAATTCGCAATTCGCGGTTCGCGGTTCGCGGTTCGCGGTTCGGGCAGGTACTTTGAGGAGAACCCATGTCTACCCTTGCTTCCGTTTCGTCGTTTCCATTCGATACGGTATCTGAACTGAGCGCCGACGTGCGCTCCCGTTTTTATATCGACGGCCGCTGGATGGCGCCGGATGCTGCCGGCTCGGTCGATGTTGTCGCGCCGTCGAGTGGACAGTTGTTTGCCACGGCGGCGCTCGCAAGCGCCTCGGACATCGACCGTGCGGTCGACGCGGCAAGGCGCGCGTTCGATACCGGCCCATGGCCAAACATGTCCGGCGCCGAGCGCGCCGCCTGCATGAAGCGAATGTCGGCCGCTCTGGCATCCCGTATGGGCCTACTATCGCGGCTATGGACTGCCGAAGTCGGCGCGCCCGTCTGGTTTTCGAATCAGTTCGCGCCGACTGCGGTGGCAATGCTCGACTACTACGCCGAACTCGCGTCCACGTTCGCGTTTGAGGAGCGTCGGAAGACGCGAGCGGGTCATGCGCGGATCGTCCGTCATCCGGTCGGCGTCGCCGCGCTAATCGCGCCGTGGAACGCGCAGCTTCCGATTCTTTCATACAAACTCGGTGCCGCGCTCGCCGCGGGCTGCACGGTCGTCGTGAAAGCGCCTCCCGAGACACCATTCGATGCGCTCGTCGTTGCCGAATGCGCACATGAGGCCGGTCTGCCTCCGGGCGTACTAAACGTGATCACGGCCGATGCGCAAGGCGGCGCGCACTTGGTTGGGAAGCGCGAAGTCGACAAAGTGAGCTTCACCGGCAGCACGGCAACGGGCAAGCTTATCGCGAAGACCTGTGCGGACCGTCTCACGCGTGTGACGCTCGAACTTGGCGGAAAGTCGGCAGCGGTCGTGCTCGACGATGCCGTGCTGGAACCGACGCTCGCTGCGCTGGCGCCATTCACCATGCCGTTCTCGGGACAGATCTGCTTCGCGCAGACGCGAATCCTGGTACCACGGCAACGCGAGCGGGCCTTCGTCGACGCTTACAGCGCTATAGCTAACGGATTGACGGTGGGCGACCCGTGGGACGTAACCACACAGATCGGGCCGGTGGCGAGCCGGCGGCAGCTCGAACGCGTCCTCGAATACATCGAAACGGGACGCCGCGAGGGCGCGCGCGTGACCGCGGGCGGCGGTCGCCACGACCAACGGGGCGAAGGCTTCTTCGTACAACCCACGGTCTTCGCCGGCGTCACGCCAGACATGACGATCGCCCGTGAGGAGATTTTCGGACCGGTGGTGTCGATCATCGCGTACGACGACGTCGAACAAGCAATAGCGATCGCCAACGATACCGACTTCGGTCTGAGTGGCACTGTGTTCACGGCCGATGCCGAGGTCGGTTACGCCGTGGCACGCCGGATCAAATCCGGGAACGTCTCGGTCAACGGCCTTGAGATGGCGCCGAACGTGCCGTTCGGCGGCTTCAAACAGTCAGGTGTCGGAAGAGAGGGCGGCCCCGAAGGGCTTTGCGCATTCCTCGAGGAGCAGGCGATCTATCTAGCCGTCGATGCCGGCTTGCAGGCGGGGTGACGTGATGGAATACGACTATATTGTGATCGGTGCGGGTAGCGCGGGATGCGTGACTGCGAACCGGCTCGTGCACGACTGCAAGGCGAAGGTGCTGTTACTCGAGGCAGGGCCGCCGGCGCAGGGCTCGTTGATCCGGATGCCGGCCGGTACGTTCAAAATGCTGTTCGGTGGCAGTCCATACGTGAAGCGCTACACGTCCGAGCGCCAACCGTCGTTGGGCGATCGCACCGTGTCGATCCCGCAGGGGAACGTCGTCGGTGGAGGCAGTTCGGTGAATGCGATGGCGTACACCCGTGGCTCGTGCGCCGACTATGCGCGCTGGGTGGCCGCCACCGGCGACACCGGCTGGTCATGGGACGAACTGCTGCCATACTTCCGCCGGCAAGAGGGCAACCAGCGGTTCGACAACGAAGCCCATGGTGCCGAAGGTCCGCTGAAGGTCTCCGACTCTCTCTACACGGTCGACGTTGCCGATCGCTTCGTCCGAGCGATGCAACGGCGCGGCCTGTCATTCGCCACTGACTTCAATGCGGGGGCGCTGAGCGGTGTCGGCTACATGCAAACTACCACCTGGCGCGG
It contains:
- a CDS encoding PDR/VanB family oxidoreductase, which produces MSAISVRVVAAEAIAEGIRRLRLVPCDAAALPTWEPGSHIDLHLGEDMIRQYSLCGSLADTSAYEVAVKLEPESRGGSKFVHSSLSEGCELTISAPRNHFRVEYGATRSVLMAGGIGITPIISMARLLYQREQRFDLLYFCRSEAHAAFRDELTAGVLGERCRMLFGLDRGAVEATLGQALRDWVPGCHLYLCGPQPFMDTVRAVAKSLGWPEEAVHLEYFAGTATPPAAESTTSFELTLARSGRTLAIPAEKTIVDVLREEGIEIDTSCEQGVCGTCVVQVLEGQPDHQDCFLTAQEKARGDCMAVCVSRSRSKSLVVDL
- a CDS encoding OmpP1/FadL family transporter — protein: MVSALATLHAQEALAVDGIALTGTGVMAAGMGGTSIAFPQDSTAAADNPAGMGLIGSRTDFGIQLLEPLTDFDYGSPSNHLHTGKVYPVPNGGANWQISPRLTLGVSLFGVGVGTSYGRPALPIAGAGVAQSSLQTVIAAPTITWRLTPHNIIGASLALAYERFSANGAIVPTDSGGLQPLPSHGISNAFGYGVRLGYIWQPTSAFTFGASYASRIRMSRLSGYDDDLLAAGGGRIDIGAQYGVGIAYRIVPSLTLAADWLHLEFSNTVVGSAQGFGWQNQDIFRVGAAWNVNSRWTLRAGFSRGNHPIGPSVVAQNLLAAMPCSTSVSAGATWRLNKADDISGVVEYDFATNVKGTGASAGFDMRTRAEIIGVSYGHRF
- a CDS encoding aldehyde dehydrogenase, coding for MRSRFYIDGRWMAPDAAGSVDVVAPSSGQLFATAALASASDIDRAVDAARRAFDTGPWPNMSGAERAACMKRMSAALASRMGLLSRLWTAEVGAPVWFSNQFAPTAVAMLDYYAELASTFAFEERRKTRAGHARIVRHPVGVAALIAPWNAQLPILSYKLGAALAAGCTVVVKAPPETPFDALVVAECAHEAGLPPGVLNVITADAQGGAHLVGKREVDKVSFTGSTATGKLIAKTCADRLTRVTLELGGKSAAVVLDDAVLEPTLAALAPFTMPFSGQICFAQTRILVPRQRERAFVDAYSAIANGLTVGDPWDVTTQIGPVASRRQLERVLEYIETGRREGARVTAGGGRHDQRGEGFFVQPTVFAGVTPDMTIAREEIFGPVVSIIAYDDVEQAIAIANDTDFGLSGTVFTADAEVGYAVARRIKSGNVSVNGLEMAPNVPFGGFKQSGVGREGGPEGLCAFLEEQAIYLAVDAGLQAG